One part of the Truepera radiovictrix DSM 17093 genome encodes these proteins:
- a CDS encoding nitrilase-related carbon-nitrogen hydrolase — MTVHLIAVQAAMRLADYRDAETFAARVLELAERAVAGLDGAPKLIAFPETIGLPLLLTLGPSGSDYGRVAGSGRVTEAAQRLLQTYWRAVLGTAWRFRALGPEALFLARALPAYRAYTAAFAAAARRTGATVVAGSSFLPHIELEAVRGTHIADPRVYNVAYTFAPTGTLLDRTAKRYLTPGLESHLGLSRALPEAQHTFETPVGRVGVAVCLDGFYSSVVDRFDALGAQIVVQPSANFAPWTRPWPPDPSVTEGEAWLAWGLRAHLQGRLHLRYGINPMLVGGLFDLQARGRTSIVCNARLHDAETEGYRGVLKLAETDDQEEIVRVIVPLKPRCRA, encoded by the coding sequence GTGACCGTCCACCTCATCGCCGTGCAGGCCGCCATGCGCCTCGCGGATTACCGAGACGCCGAGACGTTCGCTGCGCGCGTCCTCGAGCTCGCCGAGCGGGCCGTGGCGGGGCTGGACGGCGCGCCCAAGCTGATCGCTTTTCCCGAGACCATAGGCTTACCGCTCCTGCTGACGCTGGGGCCTTCGGGGAGCGACTACGGCCGCGTCGCCGGGTCGGGCCGCGTGACCGAAGCCGCTCAGCGGCTGCTACAGACGTACTGGCGCGCGGTGCTCGGAACCGCCTGGCGCTTTCGCGCGTTAGGTCCCGAAGCCTTGTTTCTGGCCCGCGCGCTCCCCGCCTACCGCGCCTACACGGCCGCTTTCGCCGCCGCAGCGCGGCGTACGGGGGCGACCGTGGTGGCGGGTAGCAGCTTCTTGCCGCACATCGAGCTCGAGGCGGTGCGCGGCACCCATATCGCCGATCCTCGCGTCTATAACGTCGCCTACACCTTCGCCCCGACCGGCACCCTTTTGGACCGCACCGCCAAACGCTATCTGACGCCGGGGCTCGAGTCCCACCTCGGCCTCTCTCGAGCCCTCCCCGAGGCGCAGCACACCTTCGAGACGCCCGTGGGCCGGGTCGGGGTGGCGGTGTGCTTGGACGGCTTTTACAGCTCGGTCGTGGACCGCTTCGACGCGCTAGGCGCGCAGATCGTCGTGCAGCCGAGCGCCAACTTCGCCCCGTGGACGCGCCCGTGGCCCCCCGACCCTAGCGTCACCGAGGGCGAGGCGTGGCTCGCGTGGGGGCTGCGCGCGCACCTTCAGGGGCGGCTGCACCTTCGCTACGGCATCAACCCGATGCTAGTAGGGGGCCTGTTCGACCTGCAGGCGCGGGGGCGGACGAGCATCGTGTGCAACGCCCGCCTCCACGACGCCGAGACCGAGGGGTACCGGGGCGTCTTAAAGCTCGCCGAGACGGACGATCAGGAGGAGATCGTGCGGGTGATTGTACCTCTCAAGCCTCGTTGTCGCGCGTGA
- a CDS encoding winged helix-turn-helix domain-containing protein produces the protein MKHPRAQLDDLLLHPVRFSILALLHHVAKAEFAAVRDAVEVSDSVLSKQLSVLEGAGYVAVEKRFLGKRPNTRLSLTARGREVFATHLEALQAVVNVGLPAEPHERGAARRGEA, from the coding sequence ATGAAGCACCCGCGCGCCCAACTCGACGACCTCCTGCTCCACCCCGTGCGCTTTTCCATCCTCGCCCTTTTGCACCACGTCGCCAAGGCGGAGTTCGCCGCCGTACGCGACGCGGTCGAAGTGAGCGACTCCGTGCTTTCAAAGCAGCTCAGCGTGCTCGAGGGGGCGGGTTACGTGGCTGTCGAAAAGCGCTTCTTGGGCAAGCGGCCAAACACCAGGTTGTCGCTCACCGCACGCGGGCGTGAGGTGTTCGCCACGCACCTAGAGGCTTTGCAGGCGGTGGTGAATGTCGGGCTCCCCGCAGAGCCCCACGAGCGGGGTGCTGCGAGGCGCGGCGAGGCGTAA
- a CDS encoding LptF/LptG family permease translates to MSRLRLAGYLLRETAGLYLLGVAAFCLLLSIDTLTVWAGYLIQQNATLGVIARLMLYQLPLFLHLSLPVAAVFAVLLATGRLAKDSELKAAYALGVPPLSLLWPLLGFGVLISVAALLNNGYLEPRGQIAEDELVASFFNARPSAETQRDVSFRQEGGLYYAARIRADTFDRTRAELSGVLVYGDDGTLYSAPYGTWDSEVNTWTLEEVEVLREGEAPRLEPTLTLPFTLQADAGASLSAAENLTLSELYARIEAGRRAGQSVRGDLFNLHRRLADASSAVIFVLIAGALGLHLRGRSAGFGWTIVLLVCFFALWTLSESFFEQGVLSPVVAAWLTTGVVGLIGGALALVRLR, encoded by the coding sequence GTGTCTAGGCTTCGTTTAGCGGGCTACCTCCTGCGCGAGACCGCTGGGCTCTACCTTTTGGGGGTAGCGGCGTTTTGTCTGCTGCTGTCGATCGACACGCTCACCGTGTGGGCGGGTTACTTGATCCAGCAAAACGCGACGCTCGGCGTGATCGCGCGGCTTATGCTCTACCAACTGCCGCTATTTTTACACCTGTCGCTGCCGGTCGCAGCGGTGTTCGCCGTGCTCCTCGCGACCGGCAGGCTCGCCAAGGACTCCGAACTCAAAGCAGCCTACGCGCTCGGGGTGCCGCCTTTGTCGCTCCTCTGGCCGCTTTTGGGGTTCGGTGTGCTCATCAGCGTCGCGGCGCTCCTTAACAACGGCTACTTGGAGCCGCGCGGGCAGATCGCCGAGGACGAACTCGTGGCGTCGTTTTTCAACGCGCGCCCGTCGGCCGAGACGCAGCGCGACGTGTCGTTTCGGCAAGAGGGCGGGCTCTACTACGCCGCGCGCATCCGGGCCGACACCTTCGACCGCACGCGCGCGGAGCTCTCCGGCGTGCTCGTCTACGGCGACGACGGTACCCTCTATAGCGCCCCCTACGGCACCTGGGACAGCGAGGTAAACACCTGGACGCTCGAGGAGGTCGAGGTGCTGCGCGAGGGAGAGGCGCCTCGTTTAGAACCCACCCTCACCCTGCCCTTTACGCTCCAGGCCGACGCGGGGGCGAGCTTGAGCGCCGCTGAGAACCTCACCCTGAGCGAGCTCTACGCCCGCATCGAAGCGGGGCGGCGCGCGGGGCAGTCGGTGCGGGGCGACCTCTTTAACCTACATCGGCGCCTGGCGGACGCCTCGAGCGCGGTTATCTTCGTGCTCATCGCGGGCGCTCTGGGGCTGCACCTGCGCGGGCGGAGCGCCGGTTTCGGTTGGACCATCGTCCTCTTGGTGTGCTTTTTCGCCCTCTGGACGCTCTCGGAGAGCTTCTTCGAGCAGGGCGTCCTCTCACCCGTGGTGGCCGCGTGGTTGACGACCGGGGTGGTCGGCCTCATCGGGGGCGCGCTGGCGCTCGTGAGGTTGCGGTGA
- a CDS encoding LptF/LptG family permease translates to MTRRFSLYLVREILPLYAAGLTALLILLLGAFLLLEGVLADAVARGVGPALVARFLLYSIPSAAAMGLPLALLFAALLGITRLSQDSEIKAGLLLGLSPRQFLTPILLLGLLVSTVSFINNELLAPWSYRRAQEALKDILVQSPETLIEAGSFFTDALGRSVYLGSIAPGGVVRDVTVIQPGGTAGPSEVIRAESGVLDEAAGVWRLNGIRMLRYRDGRVVLDAPADEALLPVRGLSASSSTPPELTRLPLRELFARLRGTNPQDAPAEWTALHRKFAEPSAAFAFALFALSIGLYSFRRNFGLGLVSVLFLTFIYYATWSVSNLLGAQGTLPAAVAGWLPFALYLVAGLVLLVLSWRR, encoded by the coding sequence ATGACCCGGCGCTTCTCCCTGTATCTGGTCCGCGAGATCCTGCCGCTCTACGCGGCGGGGCTCACGGCGCTCCTTATCCTCTTGCTCGGCGCCTTTTTGCTCCTTGAAGGCGTGCTCGCCGACGCGGTCGCGCGCGGGGTCGGTCCGGCTCTGGTGGCGCGCTTTTTGCTCTACAGCATCCCCTCGGCGGCGGCGATGGGGCTGCCCTTGGCGCTCCTTTTCGCGGCGCTCTTGGGCATCACCCGCCTGAGCCAAGACAGCGAGATCAAAGCGGGGCTCCTTCTGGGGCTCTCGCCGCGGCAGTTTCTGACGCCCATCTTGCTGCTGGGGCTGCTGGTCAGCACCGTGAGCTTTATCAACAACGAACTTCTCGCCCCCTGGAGCTATAGGCGCGCGCAGGAGGCGCTTAAAGACATCCTGGTGCAGAGCCCGGAGACCCTGATCGAAGCGGGGAGCTTTTTTACCGACGCGCTCGGGCGCAGCGTCTACTTGGGCAGCATCGCGCCGGGCGGGGTAGTGCGGGACGTGACGGTCATCCAACCGGGGGGCACGGCCGGACCGAGCGAGGTGATCCGCGCCGAATCGGGCGTTCTCGACGAAGCGGCGGGGGTGTGGCGCTTAAACGGCATCCGGATGCTGCGCTACCGCGACGGCCGCGTCGTCTTGGACGCCCCCGCCGACGAGGCGCTGCTACCCGTGCGGGGCCTCTCAGCGAGCTCGAGCACCCCGCCGGAGCTCACGCGGCTGCCCCTGCGCGAGCTTTTCGCGCGGCTGCGCGGCACCAACCCGCAAGACGCCCCCGCCGAGTGGACCGCCCTGCACCGCAAGTTCGCCGAGCCCTCGGCGGCCTTTGCCTTCGCGCTCTTTGCGCTCTCGATCGGCCTCTACTCGTTCCGGCGCAACTTCGGGTTGGGGCTCGTGTCGGTCTTGTTCCTGACCTTTATCTACTACGCGACTTGGAGCGTCTCCAACCTCCTGGGGGCGCAGGGCACCCTTCCGGCCGCCGTCGCGGGGTGGCTCCCCTTTGCCCTCTACCTGGTCGCCGGGCTCGTGCTGCTGGTGCTCTCGTGGCGGCGTTAG